The uncultured Cohaesibacter sp. genomic sequence AACGCTCGTCGCTGCGGTTAAGGCAGCCGGACTTGTCGAAACCTTGCAAGGGGATGGTCCCTTTACCGTGTTCGCTCCAACCGATGATGCATTTGCTGCACTGCCCGAGGGAACCGTTGCAAGCTTGCTGAAACCGGAAAACAAGGACCAGCTGACCAAGATCCTCACCTGTCATGTGGTTGGAGCAGATGTCATGTCTGACGCAATTATGAAGATGGTTGATGACGATAAAGGAGCGCATCCTGTTAAAACTGTAGGGGGCTGCACTTTTACCGCCATGTATGATGGGGAAACTGTGATGCTCAAAGATGGCCAGGGCAACGTGGCCAATGTCACCATTGCCGATGTGAAGCAATCCAATGGTGTCATTCATGTGATCGACAAGGTCTTGTTGCCTGCGTCGTAAGGCTCTCAAGTGGCTGCTGGCCGGAGCGCATTTGTGCGTCCGGTTGGCACTGTTGAGCCAATTGGAGAAACTCGCAATGAGGAAAGGCTAATTTGCTATGGAAAGACGTCGATTTCTACTCACTGGTGCGGCTGCCCTTGTCGGGGCTGCGGCTGCCGGTTCGCTTTTTGACAGGCGCTCACACGCGACCGAAGCAGAGTCATTTCCTTTGCAACTCAGTGAAGCGGAATGGCGTAAAAAGCTGACCAAGAAACAGTTTGACGTTCTGCGTGAGGAAGGAACAGAACGGGCCTTCACCAGCCCGCTCAACGATGAGAAGCGCGCCGGTATCTTCCATTGCGCCGGATGCGATCAGGCGGTCTATTCGTCTGAAACCAAATTTGACAGCGGAACCGGCTGGCCCAGCTTTTACGAAGCATTGCCTGACGCCGTTGGCACAAAAGAGGATCGAGGCTTTTTCATGACCCGGACAGAGGTCCATTGCAGTCGTTGCGGCGGACATCTGGGACATATTTTTGACGATGGTCCGCAGCCGACAGGCAAACGGCATTGCATCAATGGCGTTGCCATGACCTTCAAGCCTGCCTGATGCGCGATATGGCGGTTTATGCCGATTTCCTCAACCGCTTTCAGCCTTTTGATGAAAAGGTAAGATAGAAGGGCTAAGTTGGAGCTTGGTTGAAGCTTTTTGAGGAAAGACTGCATGTCAGATCACGTTTTGCGGGCTTATTTGCTGGATGGGCAGGGGGGCGCCTCTGCCTTGCCAGTGGATCACATTTCCAAAGCAGACAGGGCTGATGGGCTTGTCTGGATTCATATCGATGGCAATGATCCGGCTGCAGTGCGTAGTCTTGAAGATGAAATTTCGTCTCTTGATCCCTTTATTATCGATGCTTTGCTCGATGAGGAGAGCCGCCCGCGCATGACGCAAATCGGGCATGGCGCCTTGCTGGTCTTGCGTGGGGTCAATCTCAATGAGAATGAAGATCCAGAGGATATGGTGTCCATCTGCCTCTGGGTGGAAGAAAAGAAGATCATTATGGTCAGCCGCACGCGCATTCGGGCGGCGGGCGACATTGAAGCGCGCCTTTTGGCTGGAAATGGACCCCGCGATACGGGGCAATTTCTCAGTATTTTATGCGAGCGCCTGTTTGCCCGAATGGAGCCAATCCTTACGGCTCTTGATGATCGGGCCGATGATATCGAGGAACAGGTGCTTGCGCAGGACAAGCCGGACTTGAGAGGGGCGATCACCGATGTGCGCATTCAGGCGATCATGTTCCGGCGCTATATGGCCCCCCAGAGAGAAGCCATCGATCATCTGCGCATGGCGGATTTTACGTGGTTGAACAACATGCACAGGCGCCATTTGCAGGAGGTTTACAACCACCTGACACGCTATGTGGAGGATCTGGATTCCATTCGCGAGCGCTCCCAGATTGTCAAGGACGAGATCGCGCATGTTCAGGCCGACAGGCTCAACAAGCATATGTATGTCCTATCGATGATTGCCGCGATCTTTATGCCCTTGGGGTTTCTGACAGGGCTTTTGGGGATCAATGTTGCCGGGATTCCCGGAGCGCATTTCGGCTATGCCTTCTGGGTGTTTGTCGGCATGCTGTCGCTGATTGTCTTGGTGCAGCTGCTTCTCTTCAAATGGCTAAAATGGTTCTGAAGGCAGAGCCTGCCGATTTGCCTTAGCCCCCGAACAGCCGGTTCTTGCGCTCGATGCTGTCGCGAGGCCAGATTTCATCGAGATTGTAATAGTCCGGCATTGCGGGAAGGCCTTCAGGCAATTGCACCCAATCAAGCTTGGTTGAGGTGTAGATGTGAATGTCTGGCGGAAGAGCTGCCGGGGTATCCAATGTTCCAACCCGAATGAAGCGAACCTTCTCGCCAATACCGGCATAATTGCTCCAAAGAGCAACCTGACAGTGTGGGCAACGCCAGATTTTCTGGCCATAGCCACTGGCCGATGGGGTGTCGATGCATACCGGAGCACCTTTGAGAAGCGCGACGCGGTCGGTCTCAATGACCGCATTGATGACGAAGGCAGAGCCGGATTCGCGCTGGCACCAACTACAGTGGCAACAATGAACAATGAGCGGTTTCGAGGTGATCTGGTAACGGACGGCACCGCAGGAGCACCCGCCCTTCAAGGGGAAGTGGGGTTTCATTTTTTCTCCTTCAGACTGCTCGCTATTTTTATCATCGCCATATGGTTGGAGCCAGTGTCAAGATAGGCTGGGAGTGCGCGCAGATCGTCGCACCAATTTGCAATATTGGGCCTGTTCTGACGAGTGTAAGATCGTTTCATTTGAAATGGCCTTGATCTTAAAGACCTTTTGCAATCAGGCTCTGAGGAGAGCGGATGGGCTTTGCTATGCTGGTCGTTGTGGCTGCCTGCTTTTATCCGCCGTGGTTTAGTTTTCTGCCCAGGGGAGAATAGTCCTTCAGGCTGAAGAGTTTGCCATTGAAGGCTAGGCTCAGCAGCTTGCTTGGTTTGATCACATAGATATGGATCGCATAGCAAATGACGTAGGTTATGGTGATCAGAAGCGCATATTCGGGTAGGGCGCCCAGATGGATATATTGGAAGAGCGCCTTATAGAGCAGCACAAATAGGGGCAGATGCAGCAGATAGATTGTGTAGCTGGAATCGGAAAAACTCCTCACGATCCTGCTTTCCCTGTTTCCCGCGACAATTAAAAAAGACAACATCAGAAGGACCATCGGGCCGTGCAGAAAGGCGTAGACAATCTTGGAAAGGAAGGTCTGCGAATAGACATCAAGCACTTCTATGATGGCAATCATGATGGTGGCCATGATCAGGGCAATTGCAAAGCTTTGCATGTTGAGAAGCTTTGTGAATTGGTCACTGTTGTAAAAGCAAATCATGCCCAGAATGTAGTAAGGCAGGTAGTTGAAGAAGGATTCCATTGCAATGAAAAGAAATTTTTCCGGCAAAATCCGGTTCGCAACAAAGTTCATGGCGGCGCCTGCAAATGGCACGATGAAGGCTATGGTGAGGAATAGTTGAGCTTTGGTCACGCTTAATTTTTTGCGGATGAGATTGCAAATGGGAATGGAAATGAGGGTGTAGATGGTGAGGTTGCCAAGAAACCAGAGATGGGATTGCCATTTGCCCTTCAGAATATAATCATTGGCAATGATATAATTATATCCGTAAGCATAATAATGCATAATTGGATTGATTAAGAAACCACAAACGAAAAGTGGCACAGCTACGCGCACAAGCCGATCTCTTAAAAAATTGGCGCGATGCTTCTCCATCACAAGCGCAAAGAAAAAGCCTGCAATCAGGTAGAATGCTTCCATGCGAAAGCTGTGAATGAAAAAATTGAAGCTGTTAACGATCCGCGTTGTTTCATCTGAAACGATAAGCCAGTCATTTTCAGGGGCGTAAAATTTTCCTGCATGGAAAAACAGCCCCAAGATCATTAATATCGCGCGCGCAAAATCCATCCCGTTCCACCGGGGCGACTGGGCCGAAATTTCCATTAGATGGAGCTTTCAAAAAAAGGTAATTGAGAAATCTGGTCAGGTTATTTCTTTATGAGTATATCGTATGCTTGTTTGTTGATGCTCTCAGTTTCGACGTTTGTGCACAGAACTTTATTCTTGGGGTTGTGGAAGGTGGTGCTGGTGTCAACCTGCTGTTTCGTGCTTCTAGCAAGTGATCGAGCAAAGGGCTATGTGCTGCATTGTGGGGATGTCATAACCATTTCAATTGAAATATTCCTGATTATAACTGCCCTTGCGGACCAAAAACTGTAAAGAGCAGACTTGGACTCTGGCGCGCTATCGTTTACACCCAATTCTCCAAAGGCGGGACATTCCGCCAATAGACTGAATTAGGATGGTGTGAAATGAAACTGGGTGGTCGTCTGCAAGCCGCAATTGAGGTGCTCGAAGAAGTGGAGGGGCGCAAGCGTCCTGTCGCTGAGGCGCTCAAGGATTGGGGGCGGTCGCATCGGTTTGCCGGATCGGGTGATCGATCCGCGATTGGCAACATCGTTTATGATGCTCTGAGAAAGCGGGCGTCTCATGCATGGCGTATGGGGGAAGATACGCCCCGTGCGCTTGGGCTTGCTGCGCTGGCTTTTGACTGGAACCATACCGCCGAACAGCTCGCGCATGTCGTTGCCGAAGATAGCCATGCGCCAGAAGCTCTGACCGAAGGCGAAATGGCTGCCATCAATGCAAAGTCCCTCAAGGATGCACCCTTCTGGGTCAAGGGCGATATTCCTGAATGGCTGGAAGGCACCTTCATGGAGACCTTCGAGGAGGAAGCCTTGTTGGAGGCGAAGGCATTTGCGTGCCGTCCTCCGGTTGATATTCGTGTCAATCGTCTTAAGGCTGATATCGGCAAGGTGGAGAAAGAGCTTTCTCGCTTCAATCCCAAACGCACCAAGCTGGGAGTGGATTGCCTGCGCTTTGCGCCAAAGGGCGGGGACTATCGTCAGCCGAATATTCAGGGCGATCCGGCTTTCCGTAAAGGTTTTTATGAAATTCAGGATGAGGGCAGCCAGATTGTCTCCAGTCTGATCTTTCCCAAGAAATCCGATCAGGTGCTTGACTATTGCGCTGGTGGCGGCGGCAAAACCCTTTCCATGGCGGCGCAGATGGAGAATAAGGGGCAGATCTATGCCTTCGATATCGATGCTTCCCGTCTGGCGCCAATTGTAGATCGTTTGACCCGGGCTGGCGTGCGCAATGTGCAGACCCGCACACCCAACGAAGGTGCGCTTGATGATCTTGTTGGAAGGATGGATCGGGTTGTTGTCGATGCGCCATGCACTGGAACGGGCACTTGGCGGCGCAGGCCGGAAACCAAGTGGAAGCTGACCGAAGAGCAGCTGGAAAAGCGCGTTGAAGAACAGCAGATCGCTTTGGCGCAGGCGCGTCATTTTGTGCGCCCCGGCGGGTTTCTGATTTACATCACTTGCTCGGTTCTGGCGGCAGAAAATGAAGAGCAGATCTACCACTTCATTGCCAACAATCCCGACTTCGAGTTGGTGTCGGCCGGAGAGGTCTGGCAAGACATGTTCGGCTTTGATGCACCCAAGCCATGGTCCTCGGATATGATGAGCGTGACCTTGACGCCGCAGTCCACCGAGACAGATGGTTTCTTCTTCTCTGTTATGGAATATCGACCTGACTGATTCTATTCGTTTGGCGAATTCAGATACTTGTTGGAATTTCATATCCAGTGAATTGAAGCTTGATCGAGGCTGGTGTATTGAAGTGCCATCTCTTTAGGAATCATAACGAGTGAAATGAACTATGTCCAAGTCTGGTGATGCCATTCAGGTTTCCATGTTCGACAGCTTGCCGGATCTGGCCCCTCAGAAAGCCCTGCTCGAGCCGGGTGAGGAAGAGGCCGGCGCCAAGCGTTCAAAGTCGAAAAAGAAGGTGTCGCCAGCAACGGCGCTCGCCAACGAAGAGGCGTTCACACTCGAAAATTTTCTGCCCTATCGCATTCTTGAAGTGGCGCAGGGTATTTCGCGTCGCATCAGCCGAGTGCTGCATGATGAGTGGGATATGAGCATAGCCGAGTGGCAGGTGCTGGCCAGTCTGGCTCGGGATGGGGCTGTTTCCGTGCGTGAGATTGAGCCGCGCACCTTGCTTGATACGGTTGCTGTTTCCCGTGCGGCCAAGCGGTTGACGGATCGCAAGTTCATCAAGCGCGATGTGAACAAGCAGGACAAGCGGCTTGTGGTGCTCAAGACCACGAAGAAGGGGCGCGATATCGCATCCGAGATCGGCCATTATGTCATGGATATGGAAATCGAATTTCTGAAAGGCATGAATGTGCAGGACCGCATTCGTCTTTCCCAGCTCCTTAAATCATTGCGCTGATCGCCTTCCTTCTTTGGCCTTCTTTTTGTTGTTTCTTTTGAGATGATGGTTGCTAGAAGTCCGGCCGGAGTTTTTACGGGTGTTGATGCTGTTTTCCCTTTTGGTTGTCTGTTTGCGCCTCGGCTTGTGGCTTTTGATCTTTGGCGCAAATATTCTGATCCTGATGGTCTTTTGGTCGATTGTGACCGGAGCCTGAAAGGCGAATGGTGAGCCCCGGATTGGCTTTTCTTGCCTTTTGTAAGAATGAGGTCCGGCTGCTCTTGGAAAAATCGCCATTTTGAGCCATCCCCCTTGCAAAAGTCCTTATGAGAGATTGCCTTTGGCATGGCTTCAGCATAAGAGGGGGGAATAATCTTACTAAGGCTGTTTTATCCAGCTTATTGGCTTTAGGGAAAGGGACGCATGACGGACAAGATTCTCATTATCGACTTTGGATCTCAGGTCACACAGCTTATTGCCAGACGGGTGCGAGAAGCAGGGGTCTATTCCGAGATTGTGCCATTTCAGAGCGCGGAACAGGCTTTCAACGAGATCAAGCCAGACGGAATTATTCTCTCGGGTGGACCTGCCTCAACCGTTGACATCGGCTCCCCCCGTGCTCCTCAGGCTATCTTCAGTGCGGGTATCCCTATTCTGGGCATTTGCTACGGCGAGCAGGCTATGTGTTTGCAGCTTGGCGGCACGGTTGAAAGCCCTGATCATCGCGAATATGGGCGCGCCTTCGTTACCGTGAAGGAAAAGAGCCCGCTGTTTGATGGTGTTTGGGAGCTTGGTACCAGCCATCAGGTCTGGATGAGCCATGGCGACCGGGTGGATGGACTGCCCGCTGGCTTTGAGGTTGTCGCGACATCTGAAGGGGCCCCATTTGCAGCCATCGCTGACGAAGAACGCCGGTTCTATGGTGTGCAGTTCCATCCGGAAGTGGTGCATACGCCAGATGGCGCGCAGCTGCTTTCCAACTTTGTGCATAAGATCTGTGGCTGTGAAGCGGATTGGTCCATGGCGCAGTTCCGTGCTGCCGCGATCAAGCGCATTCAGGATCAAGTTGGTGACAAGAAAGTCATCTGCGGCCTCTCTGGAGGTGTCGATTCTTCTGTAACGGCCGTGTTGATTCATGAAGCGATCGGTGATCAGCTGACTTGTATCTATGTAGACTCAGGCCTGATGCGGCAGAATGAGAGCGAGCAGGTGGTCGGGCTCTTCCGTGAGCATTATAATATTCCGCTTGTGCATGTGGATGCCTCTGAAATCTTCATTTCCGCTCTTGAGGGGCAGACCGATCCGGAACGCAAACGCAAGATCATCGGCGGCCTGTTTATCGACGTGTTTGAAGATGAAGCCAATCGCATCGGCGGGGCGGATTTTCTGGCGCAGGGCACGCTCTATCCCGATGTCATCGAGTCTGTCTCCTTTACCGGAGGCCCTTCGGTGACCATCAAGTCGCACCACAATGTGGGTGGTTTGCCAGAACGCATGAATATGGAGCTGGTGGAACCCCTGCGTGAGCTGTTCAAGGATGAAGTTCGCGCACTGGGCCGTGAACTCGGCTTGCCAGCAAGCTTTGTCGGGCGCCACCCGTTCCCCGGGCCGGGGCTTGCCATTCGCTGCCCAGGCGGTATCTCGCGCGAGAAGCTGGAAATCCTGCGTCAGGCCGATGCAATCTATCTGGATGAGATCCGCAAGGCTGGTCTCTATGATGCTATCTGGCAGGCCTTTGCAGTTCTGCTTCCGGTTCAGACCGTTGGTGTCATGGGGGATGGGCGAACCTATGAGTTCGTTTGTGCCTTGCGTGCAGTCACTTCGGTGGATGGCATGACCGCAGACTTCTACCATTTCGATATGGATTTCCTCTCCAAAGCGGCAACCCGCATTATCAACGAGGTGAAGGGCATCAACCGCGTGGTCTATGATGTCACCTCCAAGCCTCCCGGAACCATCGAGTGGGAATAAGATCTAAAGTGGCAAGGCTTTGAACGGAATATGCGACAATGACTTGCCGTTCTTTTTTATATAGGTGAAGTTATAGGGTCACCCCGGTTTCGTGTAAGGCACGGTTTCGGGGTGGCTTTTTTGTGCGCTCATTCCAGTTGGGTTTAGACGCCTTTTTGCCAGTTGAGCTGGACTTGTTTCGTCTCGATACTCTTTCTGTATGTACCAACTATGGTCTTGAGGGGGGGGAAATGATGTCGCAAAACTCACTATGGTTTAGGCTCAAAAGAAGAGCAAAGAGGCTGGTGTTACACGTTTGTTTGGGAAAACTGGCATCGGAAATAGCCTTGTCTTACTAATTATAGAAATGGGCATTCGGGCCCCGACTGACCTGCGATCATGAACGACTTTATTGATCGAGCGGATAGCCATTGAAAGGCTTGATTTCGCGCAGCACCATGGATGACTGCATTTCCTTGATGCGGGGCAGGCGGCGGATCTCGTCCATGGCAAAATCTGCATAATGGTCCAGATCCTTGGCGACCACCTGCAAGAGAAAGTCGGCGTCACCGGCAAGGCTATAGCAAGCCACAACACTTTCAAGAGTTTGCACCTGACGGGCGAACAATTCGGATTCCTCCTCGCTGTGGCTGTCTATCTTTACGCGGATAAAGGCCAATACGCCCAAGCCAACGGCTCGCCGATTGATGCGGGCGGAATAGCCTTCAATTACGCCGCTTTCTTCCAACTGCCGCACCTTGCGCCAGCAAGGCGATGTGGAGAGGCCGACCTCTTCGGCGAGGGACTGATTGGTCAATCTGCCATCTTCTTGCAGCGCTTTGAGAATACGCATATCTGCAGGAGAGTTGCTCACGGTAGGTTCTTTCTGGTTCAATTGTCTTGCGGGTAGTATCTACCAAATCGAGCTTGGATATTGCAACAAAAGGGAGAAAATTCCAAGGGCCAATGGGTAGAATTGACCAAAAGTCAAAGGAGCCATATCTACCATGAAGAGTGATTTACGTGTTGCGATCATTGTCAATCCAGAGATGCCCGTTGGTCTGATTGCCAATACGGCCAGTGCCATCGCAATCGGGTTGGGTGCCAATCAACAGACGCTGGCCGCGCGCCGCCTTACCGACAATGAGGGCCGGACGATTGATGTCAGCTCTTGTTTGCCTGTTCCTATTTTGCAGGCCCCACAGGAGACGATTGGAGCCTTGATGCTCAAGGCTCTTGAGAAGAAGACCGACGAGGCAAATGTCGTTCCCTTTCCGGCTTTTGCCCGCTCACTACACGATTATGCCGATTATGAGAAATCCTTCCCCGATCGCAATTTGTCCGAAGAGACGATTGACGGGCTCGGGCTGGTTGGACCGTCCAAATGGATCCGTTCGCTCACCGGGTCACTCAAGCTTTTGCGTTAGGAAGGTGGCTGGAAAAGCACAAAAAGAAAGCGCGGCCTTGGGAGGAATCGCAGGTCGCGCTTCTTTATGTCTCCTTGAGGAGGATGCCCCGGGAGGAGGAGGGGCAGGAGACACAGTTAATTGGAAATAATCACCTTGGCAGACTTCATGCCGCCCGCTGCCTTGATCAGCTTGAACAGGATCCTGGCGTTGTCCGGATGAAGGCGGACGCAGCCGTGGGATGCCGGACGCCCAAGGCGCGAGATAGAGGTCGTGCCGTGGATTGCCCAGCCCTTGTGAAAGAAGACA encodes the following:
- a CDS encoding Lrp/AsnC family transcriptional regulator, producing MSNSPADMRILKALQEDGRLTNQSLAEEVGLSTSPCWRKVRQLEESGVIEGYSARINRRAVGLGVLAFIRVKIDSHSEEESELFARQVQTLESVVACYSLAGDADFLLQVVAKDLDHYADFAMDEIRRLPRIKEMQSSMVLREIKPFNGYPLDQ
- a CDS encoding GFA family protein; the protein is MKPHFPLKGGCSCGAVRYQITSKPLIVHCCHCSWCQRESGSAFVINAVIETDRVALLKGAPVCIDTPSASGYGQKIWRCPHCQVALWSNYAGIGEKVRFIRVGTLDTPAALPPDIHIYTSTKLDWVQLPEGLPAMPDYYNLDEIWPRDSIERKNRLFGG
- a CDS encoding acyltransferase family protein, giving the protein MDFARAILMILGLFFHAGKFYAPENDWLIVSDETTRIVNSFNFFIHSFRMEAFYLIAGFFFALVMEKHRANFLRDRLVRVAVPLFVCGFLINPIMHYYAYGYNYIIANDYILKGKWQSHLWFLGNLTIYTLISIPICNLIRKKLSVTKAQLFLTIAFIVPFAGAAMNFVANRILPEKFLFIAMESFFNYLPYYILGMICFYNSDQFTKLLNMQSFAIALIMATIMIAIIEVLDVYSQTFLSKIVYAFLHGPMVLLMLSFLIVAGNRESRIVRSFSDSSYTIYLLHLPLFVLLYKALFQYIHLGALPEYALLITITYVICYAIHIYVIKPSKLLSLAFNGKLFSLKDYSPLGRKLNHGG
- a CDS encoding RsmB/NOP family class I SAM-dependent RNA methyltransferase, coding for MKLGGRLQAAIEVLEEVEGRKRPVAEALKDWGRSHRFAGSGDRSAIGNIVYDALRKRASHAWRMGEDTPRALGLAALAFDWNHTAEQLAHVVAEDSHAPEALTEGEMAAINAKSLKDAPFWVKGDIPEWLEGTFMETFEEEALLEAKAFACRPPVDIRVNRLKADIGKVEKELSRFNPKRTKLGVDCLRFAPKGGDYRQPNIQGDPAFRKGFYEIQDEGSQIVSSLIFPKKSDQVLDYCAGGGGKTLSMAAQMENKGQIYAFDIDASRLAPIVDRLTRAGVRNVQTRTPNEGALDDLVGRMDRVVVDAPCTGTGTWRRRPETKWKLTEEQLEKRVEEQQIALAQARHFVRPGGFLIYITCSVLAAENEEQIYHFIANNPDFELVSAGEVWQDMFGFDAPKPWSSDMMSVTLTPQSTETDGFFFSVMEYRPD
- the msrB gene encoding peptide-methionine (R)-S-oxide reductase MsrB → MERRRFLLTGAAALVGAAAAGSLFDRRSHATEAESFPLQLSEAEWRKKLTKKQFDVLREEGTERAFTSPLNDEKRAGIFHCAGCDQAVYSSETKFDSGTGWPSFYEALPDAVGTKEDRGFFMTRTEVHCSRCGGHLGHIFDDGPQPTGKRHCINGVAMTFKPA
- a CDS encoding fasciclin domain-containing protein — translated: MTFSRTMTLAAATAMAVAFSGAAAFADHHAKMVGGAAMYENKTIVENAVNSQDHETLVAAVKAAGLVETLQGDGPFTVFAPTDDAFAALPEGTVASLLKPENKDQLTKILTCHVVGADVMSDAIMKMVDDDKGAHPVKTVGGCTFTAMYDGETVMLKDGQGNVANVTIADVKQSNGVIHVIDKVLLPAS
- a CDS encoding DUF2000 domain-containing protein, encoding MKSDLRVAIIVNPEMPVGLIANTASAIAIGLGANQQTLAARRLTDNEGRTIDVSSCLPVPILQAPQETIGALMLKALEKKTDEANVVPFPAFARSLHDYADYEKSFPDRNLSEETIDGLGLVGPSKWIRSLTGSLKLLR
- a CDS encoding zinc transporter ZntB; this translates as MSDHVLRAYLLDGQGGASALPVDHISKADRADGLVWIHIDGNDPAAVRSLEDEISSLDPFIIDALLDEESRPRMTQIGHGALLVLRGVNLNENEDPEDMVSICLWVEEKKIIMVSRTRIRAAGDIEARLLAGNGPRDTGQFLSILCERLFARMEPILTALDDRADDIEEQVLAQDKPDLRGAITDVRIQAIMFRRYMAPQREAIDHLRMADFTWLNNMHRRHLQEVYNHLTRYVEDLDSIRERSQIVKDEIAHVQADRLNKHMYVLSMIAAIFMPLGFLTGLLGINVAGIPGAHFGYAFWVFVGMLSLIVLVQLLLFKWLKWF
- the guaA gene encoding glutamine-hydrolyzing GMP synthase, encoding MTDKILIIDFGSQVTQLIARRVREAGVYSEIVPFQSAEQAFNEIKPDGIILSGGPASTVDIGSPRAPQAIFSAGIPILGICYGEQAMCLQLGGTVESPDHREYGRAFVTVKEKSPLFDGVWELGTSHQVWMSHGDRVDGLPAGFEVVATSEGAPFAAIADEERRFYGVQFHPEVVHTPDGAQLLSNFVHKICGCEADWSMAQFRAAAIKRIQDQVGDKKVICGLSGGVDSSVTAVLIHEAIGDQLTCIYVDSGLMRQNESEQVVGLFREHYNIPLVHVDASEIFISALEGQTDPERKRKIIGGLFIDVFEDEANRIGGADFLAQGTLYPDVIESVSFTGGPSVTIKSHHNVGGLPERMNMELVEPLRELFKDEVRALGRELGLPASFVGRHPFPGPGLAIRCPGGISREKLEILRQADAIYLDEIRKAGLYDAIWQAFAVLLPVQTVGVMGDGRTYEFVCALRAVTSVDGMTADFYHFDMDFLSKAATRIINEVKGINRVVYDVTSKPPGTIEWE
- a CDS encoding MarR family winged helix-turn-helix transcriptional regulator, coding for MSKSGDAIQVSMFDSLPDLAPQKALLEPGEEEAGAKRSKSKKKVSPATALANEEAFTLENFLPYRILEVAQGISRRISRVLHDEWDMSIAEWQVLASLARDGAVSVREIEPRTLLDTVAVSRAAKRLTDRKFIKRDVNKQDKRLVVLKTTKKGRDIASEIGHYVMDMEIEFLKGMNVQDRIRLSQLLKSLR